From Chryseobacterium camelliae:
AGGAATACCTCAAGGATGCTCTGGAACGGTTAGGCAATAATTTTTTCGGTGTAGCGAATATACCGGTCAACATCAGTGACGAGGAATTGGAAACTCTGGATAAAGCCCGTGTTGTTGCAGTACGGTTCAACATTAAACGTGGAGGCTCCGAAAAGCCGGAACATATTGAAAAACTGTCCAATTATCTGTACGAAAAGCTGAACTGGCACACAGAATTGTACGTCGACAGCAAAGATTTAAAAGACCTGAAAACGGTACTGGGCAATATTCCGAAATTTTCTATTGACCATTTAGGTCTTTCCCGGGAAGGATTAGAAGATCTGTATCATTGGGTTGAAAAAGGCATTAAAATTAAAGCGACAGGGTTCGGAAGGATAGATTTTGATCCGATACCGGTAATGAAACAAATCTACAGCATCAATCCCGATGCGCTGATGTTTGGGACCGACCTGCCTTCTACCCGAGCAAAAATACCTTTTAACGAAAAAGATATTCAGATCATCAGGGATCATTTTTCCACCGGGGAACAGGAAAAAATCTTCTTTACCAATGCAGCGGAGTGGTACGGAATGAACAAATTAGATTCGTAACGACTGACAATACTTTCAAAGGTATCTATCAACAAACACAGATACTTTTGTGATTCTTATGATGAAGCAATAAAAGAGGCTGCGCAATAGTGGACAGCCTCTTCATTTTTAGTTTTCAGATGGTTTTAGCTGATACTTTCCGATGCTGTCATTTAAAGTAAGCAATATAATCTTCTGCAAACTGCTCGATAGTATACGGTTTTTTGCCGGTGATTTTCTCCACATTATCCGTGAGAAGGTGTTCTACAAGGCCCAGTTTCTGATTGGTTTCTACCATGAGCGTAACCTCTGCCATAAATGCCGGCATACCCTGCCGGAGCATCCTTTGTCTGGCTTCCTCTGGCGACTGGGCTATGTATTCCACTTTTTCGTTCAATGCTTTTGTAAAGGCCTCTGCAATATCCCTGTAGCTGACCAGGCTGCCTCCGGATAATGGGATAATGGCATCGATCCAGGTTCCGGGTTCTCTGAAAAGTGTTACTGCTACTCTGGCAATATCCCGTGTATCGGTAAAGGCTCTTTTTCCTTCACCGGCGGCCGAATAGATTTTTCTTTCTGCCTTAATGGATGGCGCCAGGGTATCTGTCCAGTTCTGCATGAAGGATTGGGGCTGCAGGCTGTTCCAGTGGACTCCTGAATGTTTTAAATATTCCTGGATTTCCCAATGCCATTCGCCGGTGCGGGATTTGGATGGTTTGCGGGCTTCAGGAGTGGAAAGTTTTATGATATGCCGGACGCCGGAACTCCTGGCAATATCGATGACCGAACACTGCTGCTCAACCATTTGCTCTGAAACACCCGAATTTAAAAACAGCTTGTCGACACCGTCCAGAAACCTTTTGATGCTTTCCTGATTTTCTATATCTCCCTGCATCCAGGTAATGTGTTCCACAGGTTCAAGTCGGGCTGCTTTCCTGGAAAGTGCTTTTGCCGGAATTTTTTCCCTGGATAATGCGTTGATGATTTGGCTTCCTACTTTACCGGTAGCTCCCATTATGGCAATATTGGGAGATGGGTTAGCTTGATATTCCATTTTTTTAGATTTTATTGATGAATGTTAATAACTGTTGTCTCAGGGCATCATCCGGTAAGTTGCTTTTTCCGTCTGTTTCAATATGGCGGTAAAAATCAGGGATAACCAGAGAATGTTCTACCACTGCACCCATCCTGGCAAGGATATCTTTCATGTGGCGCACGGCACTATCACCGCCTGAACCAGGCGATGCACTGAGGATGTATACTTTTTTACCGGAAAAAATTCTGTATTCTGGCCGATAGCGCGATAACCAGTCCAGCATATTTTTAAAGAAAGCCGGTACAGAACCGTTATGCTCGGGAACTGCCAAGATCAGTGCGGATGCCAGCTCTATCTGTTCTCTGATCCTGCGGAGGCTATCCGGAAATCCCGTTTTTTCCGCAATCAGGGAATACATGGGGAAATCATAATCACTGAGTTTAATCAGCTCAGTACGGTTGGTGTCCATCAGTCCCGAAATCCATTCTAGTACGGTATGATTGATGGAATAAGGATTGTTGCTTCCTGCAAAAAGTAGTATCATAATTTTTTATTTAGTCGGCTAAGTATTTGCTCAAAAAATTTTTGCTTCCTGCAATTCCCTTACCTCAATAGTTCCGCCTGCCGAAATGGTTGGCATTATATTGCATAACGCTATGGCAGCTTCCAGGTTTTCGCAGGAAATCTTTATAAACCCGGTAACAGAAGTCTTGTATTCATCAGAATAATAACCAAAAAATGGACGGTGATCTTCCCGTATGACTGCTCCGGGCTCACGAAAAATGTCTATTTCCAGGAGCTGATTATTCTGTATCATCCTGCTGATAAACATCTTCCATAGGCTGCCAAGTTTCTCGATCTGTGTCTGTGTCAGGCGTTCGGGCTCTGTCCTTAAAAGGCATATGAAGGTTTTCATATTAAGCATGATTGATGTTATTGCTGATCTTATGTAAAATTTTGAAAAAGCTTTTTTTCTCTTCTGCAGACAGCCCGTTGGACAGGGTCAGCTCGATCTCTTTCCATATGATGGCCAGTTCTTCCAGCTTGACCTTTCCTTTATCAGTCAGATAAATAACCGATGTACGCATATCGGCAGCATCTTTATATTTTTTCAGGAGACCCTCCTTGGTCATCCGTTCCACCATTTTAAAGAGGGTAGCATGTTGTATCTGAAGCTTTTCTACCAGAGAACTCATAGACTGCCCGTCCTGGAGCGAAAGATAGTACAGTAGCCCGTCCTGCCCTGGGAAAAGCTGAATGCCGGAAAGCCTTTTGGCCAGTAGTGCACGGTGCTGTTTGCTCAGATACAGGAGTTCTTTGCCGATATATTCCATAGTTTTGTAATGAATAACATCACAAATATACTTATTTTTATTTAGCCGGCTAAATAAAAAATTGTTTTTTTAAGAAAATCAATGAATTTGAATGTAGGAGTGGGGCTGAGTAAGGATAAAACCACAACAGTCGCAAAAGTTTTTTGACACATAAGAATGTTGAAGATAAAAGCTTTGAAAACAGAAGAGCACATCAGTTTTAAAAATCTACGATTTTAAATGGTGGGAAACAATCTTTGTGATCTGCTCATCTGCGGGCGTCAGTGAACTCAATATCCTTGATTTAAAGGTTCGGCTACTGAACATACGGGCAGAGAATAGTAGAATTAAGGTAAGGATAAAACCACAATAGTCGCAAAAGTTTTTTGACACATAAGAATGACGAAGATAAAAACTTTGAAAACAGAAGAGCACATTAGTTTTAAAAATCGTAGATTTTAAATGCTGGGAAACAATCTGTATGATCCGCTCATCTGCGAGCGTCAATGAACTCAATATCTTCGATTTAAAGGTTCGGCTACTGAACATACGGGCAGAGAATAGTAGAATTAAGGTAAGGATAAAACCACAACAGTCGCAAAAGTTTTTTTACACATAAGAATGTTGAAGATAAAAGCTTTGAAAACACAAGAGCACATTAGTTTTAAAAATCGTATATTTTTAATGCAGATAAAGAATCTGCTTGATCTGCTCATCTGCGAGCATCAATGAACTCAATATCTTTGATTTAAAGGTTCGGCTACTGAACATACGGGCAGAGAATAGTAGAATTAGGGTAAGAATAAAACCACAACAGTTGCAAAAGTTTTTTAACACATAAGAATGTTGAAGATAAAAGCTTTGAAAACAGAAGAGCACAGTAGTTTTAAAAATCAATCTTTAACAATATCCGATACTTACTTCTGTTACCTGGAAACCATAAAAAAAGAGCGGTAAAAACCGCCCTCTAATTCTTACTGGAATTTTAAAGGTAAACGCATCCACAGCCTGTTTCCCATTCCTCACAAATTCTTTTAGGTTCCATGCAGTACGGACCTGCACCTTTGATCGCAGACAATTCTTTTTTGTCTAATTTTTTTAGATTTTTCATATTGATTAATATTTTAATTTGCTGATCACTAATATAAACAAAAAATCAATTAATCCATAGTGATGTGATTTAATTTTGGAATTCAGTCAGTTTTTCTGCCAGTGCCAGTGCATGGATTTTTGCTTTGGCTTTGATGCTTTCTTCGGTATATCCCGCATTTACAGAGGTTCCGTGGAAATATATTGGGTCTACATATTTCATTCCGGTATAATAGGCAGTCTGCTCCAGGTTTTTGCAGAATTCATGTACCCTGAAATGATGTTCCCCCACAGCATTGTATTCACGTTCAGGAGCACCCACCGTAAAACTTGGGATGAAATATTTGTCTTTGAGCTTATCGCCTTGGGAACCGTAAGCAAACTGGTATTCAAACACCACATCAAACCAGTGCTTTAAAATAGCCGGCATTGAATACCAGTACAACGGGTATTGGAAAATCACCACATCGTGCCGCAACAAGGCTTCCTGTTCTGCCACTGCATTGATGTTATAATCAGGATAAAGCATGCTCAGGTTCCTGATCTCCAGTGCCGGATGACTGCTTTTAAGTTCTTCAATAATCGTCCTGTTCGCCAGTGACTTTTCTATATCGGGATGCCCGAGGATAAGGAGTGCCATAGTGTAAAATTTAGATGATAACTATATATTTGATAGTTGCAAAATTATTTTGAGTCGGTTACATTTGCAATAACTATCCAATTGGATAGGTGGGAAAACATGAAAAAAGAATGTACCGGCAACCAGGTAAAATTAGGAGAGAAAGTATATCCCTGCACGGTAAGCCTTGCCATGGATCTGGTAGGAGGGAAGTGGAAAACCGTTATCCTCTACCATCTGAAAGATGGAGAGAAGAGATACAGTGAACTCAGGAAAGAACTTTTTTCCGTCACGGAAATGACGCTGAGCCTCCAGCTGAAGCAGCTGGAGAAGGATGGCCTGATTTCCAGGAAGGTTTTCGGGGAAAAGCCGCCCATAAAAGTGGTGTATTCACTCACTGCCTTTGGGAAAACCTTTGTCCCGGTCCTTGATGCCATTACACAATGGGGAAACCGGATTGCAGAAGAAAAAGGCTCCTTTACAGAATAGGAGTATTCTGCAGGCTGTTTATGGAATTGGGTTCAGAGTCGTTTTGTTTCGATAGGCAGTAAATAAAGTTAGTCTATAAGGTCATAGCTCATGAAAACCGCGGTTTCAGTAGCGTCTTCATAGCGTTTTGAATTCCATCCCGTAATGGAAAAACCGCATTTACGGTAAAATTCCACAGCAGGGTAATTGGTATTCTGCGTTTCCAGTTCTACCATCCGGCAGCCTAGAGAGCGTGCTTCCCGGTTAGCAGCCTTGATCAGCATTCTTCCGATGTTCTGCCCCCTGAAGGGTTCGCTCACCAGCATATTTTCTATGACCAGGCTTCGGTTGTCTGCCCTGAACCGGCAGATGACCCAGCCTATGAGCTCACTTTGGTAAAATGCCCCGAAAGAGTGGCCTTCACTGATTATGGCATTCAGCATCTCGATGTCATACTGTTGTTTCCAGTCTTTTTGATAGGACTGCTTCTTTTCCCTTAAGATCAATTCAAATTCATTGGGGGTTTCTATGCTGCATACAGCAAGGATTTTGTCTGTTTTGTAGCCATTCAGCCCCCAATCGGGCAAAGGATCATAATTGAGTTTCCCCAATGACCTGATGTCTAGAAATCCTTCCGGATCAATTTTATGTGCGTGCATAATGATGGATTGACAGGACACCTCCTGTCTTGTATTTAAATAAAGCGGTACAATACTGGCCCTAAATTTAAATAAAATTTCACATTTATAAACTTGTAAAACCTGTAAATTTGCGGAACAATAAAAAAATATACGGGATGCTTAGGAAAATTTCGTTTGCGGCGGCCACTGTACTGTCCGTAATCACAATTAATGCTCAGAAGAATAAAAATACACAGCTGGAAAGGCCGAAACTGATGGTTGGTCTGGTGGTGGACCAGATGCGCTGGGATTATCTGTACCGTTTTTACGATAAATTCGGTAACGACGGTTTCAAAAGATTGTTAAATACAGGATATTCATTAAATAATGTCCACATCAATTATGTGCCTACCGTAACGGCGATAGGCCACACCAGTATTTATACAGGTTCTGTACCGGCTATTCACGGGATTGCCGGGAACGACTGGACCGATAAGGAAACCGGAAAGAATGTATATTGTACCACCGATGAAAACGTAAAGCCGGTAGGTACCACCAATACAAAAATAGGAAGCCATTCCCCGAAAAACCTATGGTCCACCACAGTCACCGACGAACTGAAGCTGGCGACCAATTTTCAGGGAAAGGTAATCGGGGTGTCATTAAAGGATAGGGCATCGATCCTTCCGGCAGGCCATACGCCGAATGGTGCATTCTGGTTTGATGATTCTACCGGGAATTTCGTGACCAGTACCTGGTACATGAATGACCTGCCTCAGTGGATCAAGTCGTTCAATGCTCAAAACCTTCCGGACCAGCTGGTTGCCAAAGGTTGGAATACCTTGCTGCCGATCAGCGAATATACCGAGAGCAGCCCGGATAACTCCTCCTGGGAAGGGCTTTTGGGAAGTGCTAAAACCCCGACGTTTCCTTACACTAACCTGGCGAAAGATTATCAGACTAAAAAAGACAACATCCGTTATACTCCTTTCGGGAACACCCTTACCCTCAAGCTGGCAGAGGCTTCTATTGCAGGAGAACAGCTGGGTGCGGATCAGATTACCGATTTCCTGGCGATCAATCTTGCCTCTACCGATTATGCAGGCCATAAATACGGCCCTAATTCCATTGAAGTGGAAGATGTATACTTGAGGCTGGACCGTGACCTCGCAGAGTTCTTTAATTATCTGGATACGAAAGTAGGTAAGGGGAAATATACCATCTTCCTTTCCGCAGACCACGGTGGAGCCCACTCAGAAGGCTTCCTGCTGGAACATAAAATCAACACGGGATTCTTTGGGGAAACAATACAGAAGGACATCAACCTGAAGCTGAAAGAAAAATTCGGGGTAGACAACCTCATCAATGCCATTGATAACTATCAGATTTATTTTGACCGCAAATTGCTGGCAGAGCATCAGCTGAAACTTGAAGATGTCGTGGATTTTGCCGTAACTGAGATCGAGAAAGACCCTGCAGACCTCTACGCTGTATCGGTGCTGAAAGTGCAGCAGGCTACCATTCCGGAACCGATCAAGCAAAGGATTATCAACGGAATCAACAGGCAGCGAAGCGGGGATATCCAGCTGGTTGCACACGATTCCATGCTGCCTTCCTATGCGAAGACCGGAACTTCTCACAGCGTCTGGAATTCTTATGACTCACACATTCCTCTGATCTTTATGGGATGGGGAATTGAACATGGTGAAAGCAACAAAGCCTATAACATGACCGATATTGCTCCTACGGTTTCTGCATTGCTTAAAATCCAGTTTCCGAGCGGAAGCATCGGTAATCCGATTACGGAAGTGATCGGCAGGTAATAGATACTCAATGAAAAATCCTTAGCTTTAACAGTTAAGGATTTTTTATTTTAATAATATATTTTACTGTTGTCAAGCCTCACCAGCTTTTCCCGTTCCATTTTTTTGATGGTCCGTATCACGGTTTCGGTGCGTAATCCCGTAATTGCAGCCAGCTGCTGCCGGGTATACGGAATAAAGAACGAGTACGGTTCTTTGTACCCGAAATATACCTTAATGTGGTCAAAGAATTTTTTCAACCTGGTAAAAGGGTTCATCATAGAAAGGGGAGCAGACATCACATATTTATAATGCATCCTGTCTGCAGTGTATCTATAGATGCTTAGCATCAGGCCCGGCTTTTGGGAAATAAGATCATGAAACCTGCTTTTCTCCACTTTAATGATGTCACATTCCGTTACCGCAATAGCATTAACGGCGTACTCCTTATCGGTGAAAAGATATGTTTCGCCAAAACAATGGCCTTCAAAAGGAAGCCCGTGGATAAATTCTTTACCATCTTCATGGAAATTGGTGAGTTTTACCGTTCCGGTTTTAATCTGAAAATAAAATTTTGTAGAGCTTCCTTCGTGAAAGATAAATTCACCTGATTTATAATTCTGAATTTTTGCTCCATGAGAAAACAGCAAGTTTTCACAAATAACCATAAGTGTTATATTATTTTCTATAAAGGTATTAAATAAATATTATGTTAACCAAATAATAATGTACCACAAAAAGGCTTCTTAACTGTAAAATTTTCCCTTTTAAAGCAGGTTTACACAGTTGTCTTTCTATAAAACAAGCAAGCGGTTCCCCGACTGGAAAACCGCTTGCCTGCTAAAGCTGACTATATGAATTATTCTTCATCTTCATATTGTTCAAGATAATAGCTGAAAGTAAAGCCTTCTACTTCTTCCTCCGCCTCTTCCAGCGTAGTGAGAAGATCTTCAAAAGTCTCCAGCTGGTCAACTGTCATATTCACAAATTCCAGGTTCAGGGGCATTTCCAGTCCGCCGGTGATAACATCGTACAATGCATCCAGGTTATTCCCGAAATACTCAGGGAGCGGACATTTTTCCTTCAGTTGCGCATAAAAGTCTTCATCATCTCCTATGTCGCTGAAATCAATATATATATTCTTCATATCAGATAAATTTCCATTTTTTGTTCATTAAAAAAGTTTGGCACTTACTGCAGAAACCGGTTTCCTCATCAGTAGGGTTTTTGCCTCCGGCATTTCTCATAAAGCATGTTTTTACAGGACAATGTTTTAATCCTTGCGTATGCCCCAGTTCATGAATTGCTATCTTAAAAAGCTGTTCATCCTTTTTATTTTTATTAAGCCGGAAAGCAGATGCTATACAGGCATTTCCGGGCCTGTAGCCCAGGCCCATGATTGCGTAATCTCTGATATTTCCTTTGGCGGCACTGATGTCTTTAGAAGTAAGTCCGATCGTGACTCTGCCTGCCGGAGTCCTGTCGTGAAGGAACCTGATGAGGGAATCTGCACGGTAACGGTTCCTTTCAGGATAAAAAGCATGATCCGGCAAATCTATAGGCTGCAGTACCTTTACGTGCGGATACACTTTTTTCAGCTCCGAAGTAACAAATGCAACCCTGGCAGGATCGATATCTGCAAACGGCTGAACCAGAATGCTTAAGGGATGGTCCGGTATTGCTTTTTCAGCTTTTCCGGAACAGGACAGGAGTACAATCAGGCAGCAATATGCTCCTGCATACAGCCACCGGTTGAAGGCTGACGCGATAGAGTTCCGTATCATTATTGCTTCTTAAAGCTTTTATAATGGTCCTTGGTGAGGTAAACGTCTCCTTCCCGGGTAAAAACAATCCTGTCAGCATTTCTGCCGCCACACCGGTAATTGACATCTGCTTCATAATAGTCTGCTCCCTGAGGAAGGCTTCCTTCACGGTTGCCGAAACGGTCCCCGCCGATCGCTTTTCCTGGCAAAACCTCACAGAGATTTCCCTGGGAGGGGTTCCATCCTTTTGCCCTGGCTTCTTTCTTGGTGATATAGAAGTCGGGAAGCCGGTGGTTCTGTTTTACATATTGCGTAACGGTCTGGTCCCTTGTGAGTTCCTCAATAGATTGCTGAGTACCCGTATTGGTTTCAGAAGTTCCGGATGCGCTTCCGTATTCAACAGAAGCGGTATGGGAATGATTTGTTCTTCCGTTTTTAAAAGAAGTAATACCGTACATCAGCAGCATTCCCACTGCAAATCCCGCCAGTATAAAGAAAAGTGACCGTATTTTACTGTTCATGTGCTTTTTATTAAAAGTAAGGCAATATAGCAGTTTCCTGGATTTTTGTCAAGCTTTTATACAGATACCACATATCTGCCTACTGCTTCCATTCTTCAGGAATGTCACAAACCGGGATGGGTACCATTTTGTGGCGTGCAGCTTTATGCATTCTGTCAAAGATCATGAACACTTCTTTGTCACGGCCTTCATATTCTTCAACGGCTTTTGTGCCGTACTCTTTCTGTATTTTTTCCAGCTCTGGGTAGGTAGCACCAATCTGGTCTTCGTCCGTTCTCTCGGCATCCCACAGCCCGTCGGTAGGAATGGCATTCTGAATGCTTTCAATCAGGTCCAGTGCTCTGGCCAGCTGATATACTTCCGTTTTATAAAGATCTGCGATAGGGGAGACATCTACGCCGCCATCGCCGTATTTGGTATAAAACCCGATTCCGAAATCCTCCACTTTATTTCCGGTACCGCATACAAGCAGCCCGTGAAGTTGGCCGAAATAATACAGCGTCAGCATCCGGAATCTGGACCTGGTATTGGCAAGAGCCAGGTTGTTATTGGCATTTCCTTCTGCATGGTCGCTCACAATTCCTTCAAAGCTTTCGAAAACAGGCGTCAGGTTCACCGTGTGGCCTTGAACATTGGGAAACCTTTTTTTAAGATGTTCAATATGTTCCTGGGCACGGTTCACCTGGTCTGGCTTCTGACGGATGGGCATTTCGATAACGAGTACATCCAGTCCGGTCATCGCGCAAAGCGTGGAAACCACCCCGGAATCTACTCCTCCGGAAACTCCGATGACGTATCCTTTCACATTCGCCTTTACGGCATAATCCTTCAGCCAGTTGACAATATGGTCTATTATTTTCTGTGTCTGCATTATATAATTATGTTTTATATTGATTTAAATTTTACGGCTCCGTCATGTCTCATTCTACCATAGAAAATGAAATGGAAAAGGAATGCCAAAATTCTCTGGTACCGGCTGTGATGTAATGCTGAACCGAATTAAAAGAGGTGCCCGTAATCAATCTCTTTCAACCCAGGTAAAAATATGCCGCTCATTTTTCATACCTTCCGATCAGAATAATTCTTCATTTATTAGCAATCATTATATTCCGGAACCATTTTTTTCCATTCAAATATACTGCTAAGTCTTCAATTATCCTTGTAGTGACGGGGCAAAATTTTGTTCTGCAAGGCAATTTTAATCTGAAAGAAGGTAAAAGAAATGCATGATCACTAAGCTTTTGAAATCAGTAGCAAGACAAGGGTGAGAAAAATTTATTTTTTAGCATTATATGATGCTTAATATGTATTTTTGCGCCTTAAATGTTTATCATACTCATGAAAATTTTAAGAATTTCCGCACTTGCATTACTTATTGCTTCCGGACTGGTTTCCTGCAAAAAAGAATCCGGTAACCAATGGGAGGTAGAACTGAAAAACCCGGTTGAAAAAGTAGAAGTGACCGATATTTCAAAGGAATTTTATGATCCTAATATCTCTCTGGAAAAGTTTAAAGCAGAATTTCCATGGTTTCAGGGAACGGTTACCGATGAGGATTACGTCAAAAGAAGGTCGGATGCCAACGAAATTAAGATCTACAAAGAAGCGGTGGCTAAAATAGACCAGCAGAAGCTTCAGAAAGATCTTGGAGAACTATTTTCCCATATCCGCTATTATTTCCCGAAATTCAGTGCCCCTAAAGTGTACCTGTTTTCATCTGCGCTCCAGATGGTGCAGGATCCGATTATTTATGATGCTCAGGGGAACCAGATCTTCATTGACATCACAGGCTTTATGGGAGATGGGAATGCTCACTACAAGGGACTTGAGCTATACTTCCAGAAATCTATGAATCCGCAGAATATCGTTCCTAAGGTTTCCCAGATTTTTGCTGAAAATACCGTTCCGCCGTCAACCGATCATCAGAAATTTATCGATCAGCTCGTCTACAACGGAAAACTGATGATCCTGCAGGATGCTTTCCTTCCCGGTTATCCGGATTACCTGAAAATAAACTACACGCAGAAACAGTATGAATGGGCAAAAAGCAACGAAGCCAACATATGGAACTATTTTGTGGAAAGCAACCTGATCTTCAGTGAAGATCCCAGGCTGGCAGGACGCTTTATTTCTCCGGGGCCTTTTTCGAAATTCTACACCGAAATTGATAATGAATCTTCCCCCCAGATCGGGATTTTCACCGGATGGCAGATCTGTAAAGCCTATCTGAAACAAAAACCGGATACCCAGTTATCCGATTTCCTGAAACTGGATGCCACTACGATCTTTAATGCGTCCGGATACAAGCCTAAAAATTAAATCTACTATAATAATAACCTCCTTTACGGAGGTTTTTTTTATGTCCAGAATTCATCCTGATCGGTAACCTGACCTTTATACCGGACTATTTTCGATGAAAAATTTCTTTTCTAACAGATTTTACAGGTAAAGATAATCCCGTGGAAATTTTGGATAAGCTCAAGAAGTATTTAACTTTGCTTAAATTTAAAATTGGATATGAGAAAGACTCAGATAACGATAGATGTTGAGCTGGATGAAAACCACATCCCTGAAAATATTACCTGGAATGCGCAGGACGGAGGAGTAGAAAAGGAAGAAACGAAAGCCACCATGATTTCCGTGTGGGATGACAAAACCATGGAAGCTCTACGAATCGACTTATGGACCAAGGAAATGCCGGTGGACCAGATGAAGATGTTCATTCACCAGATCCTTGTATCTCTCGGGAATACCTATCAGCGCGCCACCGGGGAAGAAGATGTAGCCCAGTGGATGGAGGAGATTGCAGAGGAATTTGCTGTAAAATCAGCAATAAAAATGTAAATATTAATATAACAATCTAAAAATGTAATAATGTAACGATGATTGCTCGACTGTTACATGGATACATTGGTAAATTATAAAGTAATGAATTTCAACACCAAAGTAATACACGGGGGACAGCACCACGAATCGGCAACCGGTTCCGTTAATGTTCCCGTTTTCCTGACTTCAACATTTGCTCAGAAAAGTCCCGGAGTACATTCCGGTTACGAATATTCAAGAGCGGCCAACCCTACCAGACAGGCTCTGGAAGATTCCCTGGCCAGCATTGAGAACGGCGCAAGAGGACTGGCGTTCGGTTCCGGATTAGCCGCGATCGACTGTGTTCTTAAACTGCTTAATCCCGGAG
This genomic window contains:
- a CDS encoding Crp/Fnr family transcriptional regulator → MVICENLLFSHGAKIQNYKSGEFIFHEGSSTKFYFQIKTGTVKLTNFHEDGKEFIHGLPFEGHCFGETYLFTDKEYAVNAIAVTECDIIKVEKSRFHDLISQKPGLMLSIYRYTADRMHYKYVMSAPLSMMNPFTRLKKFFDHIKVYFGYKEPYSFFIPYTRQQLAAITGLRTETVIRTIKKMEREKLVRLDNSKIYY
- a CDS encoding bacteriocin-like protein, with product MKNLKKLDKKELSAIKGAGPYCMEPKRICEEWETGCGCVYL
- a CDS encoding NAD(P)H-dependent oxidoreductase; translated protein: MALLILGHPDIEKSLANRTIIEELKSSHPALEIRNLSMLYPDYNINAVAEQEALLRHDVVIFQYPLYWYSMPAILKHWFDVVFEYQFAYGSQGDKLKDKYFIPSFTVGAPEREYNAVGEHHFRVHEFCKNLEQTAYYTGMKYVDPIYFHGTSVNAGYTEESIKAKAKIHALALAEKLTEFQN
- a CDS encoding barstar family protein yields the protein MKNIYIDFSDIGDDEDFYAQLKEKCPLPEYFGNNLDALYDVITGGLEMPLNLEFVNMTVDQLETFEDLLTTLEEAEEEVEGFTFSYYLEQYEDEE
- the pafA gene encoding alkaline phosphatase PafA → MLRKISFAAATVLSVITINAQKNKNTQLERPKLMVGLVVDQMRWDYLYRFYDKFGNDGFKRLLNTGYSLNNVHINYVPTVTAIGHTSIYTGSVPAIHGIAGNDWTDKETGKNVYCTTDENVKPVGTTNTKIGSHSPKNLWSTTVTDELKLATNFQGKVIGVSLKDRASILPAGHTPNGAFWFDDSTGNFVTSTWYMNDLPQWIKSFNAQNLPDQLVAKGWNTLLPISEYTESSPDNSSWEGLLGSAKTPTFPYTNLAKDYQTKKDNIRYTPFGNTLTLKLAEASIAGEQLGADQITDFLAINLASTDYAGHKYGPNSIEVEDVYLRLDRDLAEFFNYLDTKVGKGKYTIFLSADHGGAHSEGFLLEHKINTGFFGETIQKDINLKLKEKFGVDNLINAIDNYQIYFDRKLLAEHQLKLEDVVDFAVTEIEKDPADLYAVSVLKVQQATIPEPIKQRIINGINRQRSGDIQLVAHDSMLPSYAKTGTSHSVWNSYDSHIPLIFMGWGIEHGESNKAYNMTDIAPTVSALLKIQFPSGSIGNPITEVIGR
- a CDS encoding MarR family winged helix-turn-helix transcriptional regulator — its product is MEYIGKELLYLSKQHRALLAKRLSGIQLFPGQDGLLYYLSLQDGQSMSSLVEKLQIQHATLFKMVERMTKEGLLKKYKDAADMRTSVIYLTDKGKVKLEELAIIWKEIELTLSNGLSAEEKKSFFKILHKISNNINHA
- a CDS encoding NmrA family NAD(P)-binding protein, giving the protein MEYQANPSPNIAIMGATGKVGSQIINALSREKIPAKALSRKAARLEPVEHITWMQGDIENQESIKRFLDGVDKLFLNSGVSEQMVEQQCSVIDIARSSGVRHIIKLSTPEARKPSKSRTGEWHWEIQEYLKHSGVHWNSLQPQSFMQNWTDTLAPSIKAERKIYSAAGEGKRAFTDTRDIARVAVTLFREPGTWIDAIIPLSGGSLVSYRDIAEAFTKALNEKVEYIAQSPEEARQRMLRQGMPAFMAEVTLMVETNQKLGLVEHLLTDNVEKITGKKPYTIEQFAEDYIAYFK
- a CDS encoding winged helix-turn-helix transcriptional regulator; this translates as MKKECTGNQVKLGEKVYPCTVSLAMDLVGGKWKTVILYHLKDGEKRYSELRKELFSVTEMTLSLQLKQLEKDGLISRKVFGEKPPIKVVYSLTAFGKTFVPVLDAITQWGNRIAEEKGSFTE
- a CDS encoding amidohydrolase family protein, producing the protein MKIFDSHFHIINPDFPLVENNGYLPPAFKVEDYEAFRKENHIIGGTVVSGSFQAFDQEYLKDALERLGNNFFGVANIPVNISDEELETLDKARVVAVRFNIKRGGSEKPEHIEKLSNYLYEKLNWHTELYVDSKDLKDLKTVLGNIPKFSIDHLGLSREGLEDLYHWVEKGIKIKATGFGRIDFDPIPVMKQIYSINPDALMFGTDLPSTRAKIPFNEKDIQIIRDHFSTGEQEKIFFTNAAEWYGMNKLDS
- a CDS encoding NADPH-dependent FMN reductase, translated to MILLFAGSNNPYSINHTVLEWISGLMDTNRTELIKLSDYDFPMYSLIAEKTGFPDSLRRIREQIELASALILAVPEHNGSVPAFFKNMLDWLSRYRPEYRIFSGKKVYILSASPGSGGDSAVRHMKDILARMGAVVEHSLVIPDFYRHIETDGKSNLPDDALRQQLLTFINKI
- a CDS encoding GNAT family N-acetyltransferase, whose protein sequence is MHAHKIDPEGFLDIRSLGKLNYDPLPDWGLNGYKTDKILAVCSIETPNEFELILREKKQSYQKDWKQQYDIEMLNAIISEGHSFGAFYQSELIGWVICRFRADNRSLVIENMLVSEPFRGQNIGRMLIKAANREARSLGCRMVELETQNTNYPAVEFYRKCGFSITGWNSKRYEDATETAVFMSYDLID